Genomic segment of Pirellulales bacterium:
GTAAACGCTCGCGCGCTGCAAGACGGGCGCATGGCGGGCGCAGGTCGCTGGAGGGCGATCATGGCGAATGAGACGAGGATTTCCGACCGCGCGGAGAAGCCGTTCCGCCCCGGCGATCAGCCGTTGATTCCAACGACGACCGCCGCAGCCTGCCTCCAGAAGCTCCGGCCTGCGGTCCGGATTGAACGTGCCGGCGGCAACTTACCTGCCGAGCTCAATATCATAACGTTTGGACAAGTATTGAAACACCTTGTTGCAATCAGCTTGATCGAGCGCCGCGTCGTAGACAAGAATTTCGTAGATATTTCCCAGGTAGTAGGCTTCGTACCAGGGCTGAGCGTGGCTGCCGACGTACTTCTTGGCATGCTGCTCAAGCGGTCGAGGAGCCGAGGTCACCCCCTGGCTGACGCCGTTGACGAGCAACTCGGCCCGGTTGCCGACGGCGTCGTACTGGTACGCCACGGCGCACGGGGCCAGCGGAGCGATCGGAGCGCCTTCGACGATGCCGACGTTCGTCGGATTCTTGTTCTTGACGGCTTCGCCCGCCCAGACCAATCCCCGCGGCCTGTGATCGGTCAGCATGGTCAACTCGAGCGTCGGCGCGTCGAGTCCGTACTTCAGCAGGATTCCGCCGTGCTGGGCGCTGGCGAAGCTGGCCGGGCTCGATGAGCAGACGACGAACGCCGTCTGCTGGTTGGTCGTTTCCATGGGACTGGTCGCCAGGTAATTCGACCAGCCGTCGAATCGCACCGCGGGCCGGCCTTCGCCGTCGCGAACCCAAATGGGGCAGAGCCGCTCGTCGAACTGCCACGCATCGTCGGGAAATCGGTTGTCGCCGATCAGTATGTCGGGCCACGTCGCGACGGGCTCCCCTTCTTTTTCGATCGGAATCAAATCTGCGGCAAGCCACAGCGCGAGATTGCTTGTAATCGGCAGCGACGGCAGCTTGTCGGCGGGGATGTCGGGCACGAGCCGGCGCACGAACTTGGCGCCGTCGAAGCGAATGCGACGCGGCTCCGCTTCAGCGCCGTTGATCGCGACCGCCTCGTCTTGCTTGGCATGAACCAGGGCGCCGACGCCATGCTCGCCGGCTGCGCGGGTGACGACATCGCCGTCGAAGACGTGGACTTCCGAGTCTCCCGCACTGTCGACCTCCACGCCGAACTCGGTGCCGAGATCAACGACTTCGGCCGTCGGCGTGAGAATCGTGTATCCGCGGGCAAACCGCGGGACGGCCGCGGCGACCTTGCCGGCTGCGAGTTTGGCTTCGATCCCGGTCGTCATGACCAGATCGACCGGGCCCTCGACGACGACTTTGGCGCCCGTGTCGTAGGTCAGTTGCAGCACGCCTTGGGTCAGCTGCAGGCGATCGCCCGGCTGCAGCGTGTCGCCGAATTTGAATTCGGCGGCGCCTTCCGACCACATGCAGTCGTCGAGTCCCGTGACGCGGGCGACCGGGGGCGTCGTGGGGGACGGCGCGCGGTTTTTTCCGGACCGTCCGCCTCTCGACTTCTCCGCGTCTTCCAGCGCGGCGAGTTCATAGAGATCGTCGAATCGGGAAAGCAAAGAGTTGTATTGCCACGCGAACGCGGCGAACAGCACGAGCGCCGCAACCGCGACGGCCAACCCGTGGGCGTTCACAAACTCGGCGACCCGCAACGCCTTGCCGCGGATCGCGCCTGTCGTCGACCGGCTCGACTCGTCGGGAACGGCGCTTCGTTGAAAATAGTCGACAATGGGAGGAAGCTCGTCCGCGGCGGCCTCGGCGTCTGTCGATTTCGAGGCTTTCCCCGCCTGCTGAAGAAAAGAGAGCGCCGTCTCAAGCGTTCCAATTTCCTCGCGCAAGATCGAGTCGTCTTGCAGAAACCGCGAGGCCGAACGACGAGCCGCCTCGTCGGCGAGCAGCAGTTCGTTGAGCTGCGCGAGTTGCTGGTCCGTGGCGTCGCCGTCCAAGGCGACCAGCAACAGTCGGCGGAGTTCCGATTCGTTTCGATCGATAGCGCTCATGATTCAAGACTTGCCGAGCCGCCCCCGGGGAGTCTTTCTCCGTCCGCACTTCAAGTTTGCTTCAATCGCGATTCCACGCAGGTCTCGAGCGCCTTGCGAATTCGCAGAAAGAGACTCTTCACCGCATCGGCGCTGCGCTGGCTCGAGACGGCGATCGCTCGAATGGACTGCTCCTCGCCGTAACGCATCCACAGCAATTCACGATTCTGCCGCGGCAGTTTGTCGAGGCAGATCCTCAAGGCGTGGCGGCGTTCGTCGGTTTCGCTCGAGTCCCCCTCGGCGACGTCGAGCATCAGGCTCACGACTTCGTTGGAGAACACGTGCCGATCCCGTTTGCTGTCGCGCAAAAAGGAGAGGATTTCGTATCGCGCGATTGTCAAGGCCCAGGGCAGGAAGGCCGCCCCGGCGTGAAATTCACGGGCTTTTTTCCACAAGGCCAGATTGGTTCGTTGGAGGACGTCGGCCGTGTCGGCGTAGTTTCCCAGCGAGGCCAGGATAAAGGCCCTCAACCGGCCTTGCGAAGCCGTGAGATCCTGGACGTAAACGTCGAGGCTCCCAGACTGCTGTTCCTCTCGGTGTTCTTCCATGGCGTTGCGATCCGATTGAGGCGGGCGCAAATCTCACGCAGGAGAGCGCCCAACTAACATAGGAGGAGTCGCTTGGTTGAGGCGTCCTCCACTCTTCTCCACGTACCGCCGTTCGGTGTCGCGAATTTCGCACATTTTTCGGAACGGGGGAGGTCGGGGCCATCCCCCGGGCGATTTTACGGAGTCGTCCGTCATTTTTGTCATTTTATTCCGCACGCACCGTCACCAATTGCCTTATTCCCGGAGATTACTGGCAACGCTGGTGCTCGCCGGCGGCTTGTCATCTCTCATCGCAGCACTCGTTCGCGCGGCAGGTTTCGCTCGAACACGATTTCGCACACCGATTTTGGCACGGGTCACGCGCCGGTCGAGCCCCGACGCGGCGAATTGCGACGACCGACGAGCATCGGCGAAGCAGCTTGACACCGCCTGTCGTTATGGAGAAGCATCAATGAAATCGAGGATCACTCTGGCCTCGTTCCTGGCCGTCGCCGCGGCGATCGCCTGCTTGGGACTTTCGCAGGCCCGCGCCGCGTTCGACGTGTTTTGGCTTCCGGCGGGCTCCGGCAACTGGAACACCGGCGCCAATTGGGCGGATCTCGAGGGTGGGGCCCCGCGCGGCGACATCCCCAGCGCGTTCTTCGAGGAAATTGCCGTCATCAACAACGGCGGCACGGCGACGCTCTCGGCCGCGGCCGGTGACACGACCGGCGGCATCGTTCTGGGGCGAACGGCGACCGATTCCGGGACGCTGACAATTAGTTCCGGGGGATCGCTGGTCAGCGAAGCGAGCGCCAGTTCGAACGGCAGCGTTCTCGTCGGGCAATCCGGTCTAGGAACGCTCAATGTCAGCGGGACCGGTTCGCTGACGGCGCCGAGTCTTGGCGTCGGCGGGCTCGCGGGGAGCCAAGCCAACTTCAG
This window contains:
- a CDS encoding sigma-70 family RNA polymerase sigma factor, whose protein sequence is MEEHREEQQSGSLDVYVQDLTASQGRLRAFILASLGNYADTADVLQRTNLALWKKAREFHAGAAFLPWALTIARYEILSFLRDSKRDRHVFSNEVVSLMLDVAEGDSSETDERRHALRICLDKLPRQNRELLWMRYGEEQSIRAIAVSSQRSADAVKSLFLRIRKALETCVESRLKQT